From the genome of Streptacidiphilus rugosus AM-16, one region includes:
- a CDS encoding O-antigen ligase family protein — MLQALTPAGLLLATAAVVTVCFAASLFAASPTVGVSALAAGQAWQVVTRGQVPVLDAGISLYPLDILAVCAALAAAISLVRRPVKAHLGHAALAVLALLVSVSLLTGMEAYGFQPAGNEARVYFLHVLAVVSYIATVGRGASLERTMLVTWIVLACVYSVTAVYWWSRLGIGSNSDYAVIDGSRVNARPIDAASAFVVAEAAVMLLCRPRRGPGGRTMIVFLLLVVVLLQHRTVWIAALVMLSGWLVLRPGPPERKVLGVGAALLAAVTMGLAALLFENDGLTRHLASSATNEDTWQWRVDSWRLLVDKLSGFHDWLFGQPFGSGFARFLYTGVVDVQPHNYYLHLVLRVGVVGLCAALVLVITMLRRTDRRTPEGLTLWLATAGIACFCLTYALPFEQSLLIGLLLRQPAASRGAPRGRRHRTAEDHHAHRIHRADLTCSAEGPSRL, encoded by the coding sequence ATGCTCCAGGCGCTCACCCCCGCCGGTCTGCTCCTGGCGACAGCGGCCGTCGTCACGGTCTGCTTCGCGGCTTCGCTCTTCGCCGCCTCGCCCACCGTGGGCGTCTCCGCGCTGGCGGCCGGGCAGGCCTGGCAGGTGGTGACCAGGGGCCAGGTTCCGGTCCTCGACGCCGGTATCAGCCTCTACCCCTTGGACATCCTGGCGGTCTGTGCGGCGCTGGCGGCCGCGATCTCCCTGGTACGACGCCCTGTGAAGGCCCATCTCGGCCACGCCGCCCTCGCGGTGCTGGCTCTCCTCGTGTCGGTCTCCCTCCTGACCGGTATGGAGGCCTACGGGTTCCAGCCGGCGGGGAACGAGGCACGGGTCTACTTCCTGCACGTGCTCGCGGTGGTCTCCTACATCGCGACGGTGGGACGAGGGGCGTCCCTCGAACGAACGATGCTCGTCACGTGGATCGTCCTCGCCTGCGTCTACAGCGTCACCGCCGTCTACTGGTGGAGCCGACTGGGGATCGGGAGCAACTCCGACTACGCGGTCATCGACGGCAGCAGGGTCAACGCGCGTCCGATCGACGCGGCATCGGCCTTCGTCGTCGCCGAGGCGGCGGTGATGCTGCTGTGCCGTCCCCGGCGCGGGCCGGGCGGCCGGACGATGATCGTCTTCCTGCTGCTCGTCGTCGTGCTGCTGCAGCATCGCACGGTGTGGATCGCCGCACTGGTCATGCTGAGCGGTTGGCTCGTCCTCCGTCCCGGACCGCCCGAGCGCAAGGTCCTCGGAGTCGGTGCCGCGCTCCTCGCCGCCGTCACGATGGGACTGGCCGCGCTGCTGTTCGAGAACGACGGCCTGACGCGGCATCTCGCGTCATCGGCGACGAACGAGGACACGTGGCAGTGGCGCGTGGACAGCTGGCGGCTGCTCGTCGACAAGCTGAGCGGTTTCCACGACTGGCTGTTCGGGCAGCCGTTCGGCTCCGGATTCGCGCGCTTCCTCTACACCGGTGTCGTCGACGTGCAACCGCACAACTACTACCTCCACCTCGTCCTGAGAGTAGGAGTGGTCGGCCTCTGCGCGGCTCTGGTGCTGGTGATCACCATGCTGCGGCGCACCGACCGGCGCACTCCCGAGGGGCTGACGCTGTGGCTGGCCACGGCGGGGATCGCCTGCTTCTGCCTCACGTACGCGCTGCCCTTCGAGCAGAGCCTGTTGATCGGCCTGCTGCTGCGGCAGCCGGCCGCGTCACGCGGGGCGCCCCGCGGCCGCCGTCACCGAACTGCTGAGGACCACCATGCACATCGGATTCACCGGGCCGATCTCACTTGCTCCGCTGAGGGACCGTCTCGCCTGTGA
- a CDS encoding glycosyltransferase family 2 protein yields MTAVDAARVAPRIAVLMTCHNRRERTLTALARLAEQRGLPEGTVVTVHLVDAGSSDGTAAAVAERFPRVEVTTVGPEVMWAEGMRLASLSSRRAGAPTWDHQLWLNDDVELAADALAQLLGTMEQVGGAAIVVGPVHSSDATRTTYSGRRRSLPRWHPRSHDFSLVLPTGRPEPCDTCNGNVVLVPSRVQQRLGDMDRRFDHLMGDYDYGLRARRAGVPLFVSPRHVGACDVNEPLTGSREPGIGLIEAMRRLTSARELPPRQWWLYCRRHLWPWAPLLMVSPYARTALSALRRRTPPA; encoded by the coding sequence GTGACAGCTGTCGACGCAGCCAGGGTGGCACCCAGGATCGCCGTGCTGATGACCTGTCACAACCGCCGGGAAAGGACGCTCACCGCCTTGGCGCGCCTGGCGGAGCAGCGCGGACTGCCGGAGGGGACCGTGGTCACCGTCCATCTCGTGGACGCGGGCAGCAGCGACGGCACGGCGGCGGCGGTGGCGGAGCGCTTCCCCCGGGTGGAGGTGACGACGGTGGGCCCCGAGGTGATGTGGGCCGAAGGAATGCGGCTGGCGAGCCTGAGCAGCAGGAGGGCCGGGGCGCCCACCTGGGACCACCAGCTGTGGCTCAACGACGACGTGGAGCTCGCGGCCGACGCGCTCGCCCAACTGCTGGGAACGATGGAGCAGGTCGGCGGGGCCGCCATCGTGGTCGGTCCGGTGCACTCCTCGGACGCGACCCGGACCACGTACTCGGGCAGACGGCGTTCCCTTCCGCGATGGCATCCGCGTTCGCACGACTTCTCGCTCGTCCTGCCGACGGGGCGTCCCGAGCCGTGCGACACGTGCAACGGGAACGTCGTGCTCGTGCCCAGCCGGGTGCAGCAGCGACTCGGCGACATGGACCGAAGGTTCGACCACCTGATGGGGGACTACGACTACGGACTGAGGGCCCGCCGAGCCGGTGTTCCCCTCTTCGTCTCCCCGCGGCACGTCGGCGCGTGTGACGTGAACGAGCCGCTCACCGGATCCAGGGAGCCGGGCATCGGGCTGATCGAGGCCATGCGGCGCCTCACGTCCGCGCGGGAGCTGCCGCCGCGCCAGTGGTGGCTCTACTGCCGCCGTCACCTCTGGCCCTGGGCTCCGCTGCTGATGGTCTCGCCCTATGCGAGGACCGCCCTGAGCGCCCTCAGGCGCCGCACCCCGCCGGCCTGA